From the genome of Desertifilum tharense IPPAS B-1220, one region includes:
- a CDS encoding type I glyceraldehyde-3-phosphate dehydrogenase, with protein MIRVAINGFGRIGRNFMRCWLGRENSQLELVAINDTSDPRTNAHLLKYDSMLGVLKGYDISADDNSITVDGRTVKCVSDRNPLNLPWADWNIDLIIESTGVFVSEEGASKHIQAGAKKVLITAPGKGGNIGTYVMGVNHDQYDPSAYNVLSNASCTTNCLAPVVKVLNDKFGIIKGTMTTTHSYTGDQRLLDASHRDVRRARAAALNIVPTSTGAAKAVALVIPELKGKLNGIAMRVPTPNVSVVDFVAQVEKKTFAEEVNEALQEAAQGPLKGILEYSELELVSCDYRGSEASSIVDASLTMVMDGDLVKVIAWYDNEWGYSQRVVDLAELVAQKWS; from the coding sequence GTGATTAGAGTAGCGATCAATGGTTTTGGACGCATCGGACGTAACTTTATGCGATGCTGGTTGGGAAGAGAAAATAGCCAGCTCGAACTCGTTGCTATCAACGATACCTCTGACCCAAGAACCAATGCTCACCTGCTAAAATACGACTCCATGCTGGGCGTATTGAAAGGTTATGACATCAGTGCTGATGATAACTCCATTACCGTTGATGGTCGCACCGTTAAATGCGTATCGGATCGCAACCCCTTAAACCTGCCTTGGGCAGATTGGAACATCGATCTCATTATCGAATCAACGGGCGTCTTTGTCTCTGAGGAAGGAGCATCCAAGCATATCCAAGCTGGCGCCAAGAAAGTTCTGATTACAGCACCCGGTAAAGGTGGAAACATCGGAACCTACGTCATGGGCGTTAACCACGATCAATACGATCCCAGCGCCTATAATGTTTTGAGTAACGCAAGCTGCACCACCAACTGTTTAGCCCCCGTGGTGAAAGTGCTGAATGACAAATTCGGCATTATCAAAGGCACCATGACCACCACCCACAGCTATACTGGCGACCAACGCTTGTTAGATGCGAGCCACCGGGATGTGCGTCGGGCACGCGCTGCCGCATTAAACATTGTACCGACCTCCACAGGTGCCGCCAAAGCAGTCGCTTTAGTTATCCCCGAACTTAAAGGTAAACTGAACGGGATTGCGATGCGCGTTCCTACCCCCAACGTCTCAGTTGTTGACTTTGTGGCTCAGGTAGAAAAGAAAACCTTTGCTGAAGAAGTAAACGAAGCCCTACAAGAAGCAGCACAGGGCCCGCTGAAAGGTATTTTAGAATACAGCGAACTAGAGCTAGTCTCCTGCGACTATCGCGGTAGCGAAGCCTCTTCCATCGTTGACGCTAGCCTGACAATGGTCATGGATGGCGACTTAGTGAAAGTGATTGCTTGGTACGATAACGAGTGGGGCTACTCTCAACGCGTCGTTGACTTGGCTGAGTTAGTCGCTCAGAAGTGGTCCTAG
- the nadD gene encoding nicotinate (nicotinamide) nucleotide adenylyltransferase, whose translation MRSLAIWGGSFDPVHWGHVQVAEAAIAQVELEAAIWVPARCLFHKSRKGVASFADRLHMVGLAIAHRPQFWLVPQTPDLTRSDYAIDTLQALQIYYPHRQWYWIAGLDTFRSLPRWYRRRELVAQCQWLIAPRSLDSGCTIQEVCQQVERQLAQEAIVLRWQILQMPEIEISSSQIRHAQKWGQSISDRVPEAVARYIKENQLYRDPPRN comes from the coding sequence ATGCGATCGCTGGCAATTTGGGGCGGCAGTTTTGACCCCGTACATTGGGGACACGTACAGGTGGCAGAAGCCGCGATCGCGCAAGTTGAACTCGAAGCGGCGATCTGGGTTCCCGCTCGCTGTTTGTTCCACAAGTCTCGAAAAGGGGTCGCCTCTTTTGCCGATCGCCTGCACATGGTTGGTTTAGCGATCGCCCATCGCCCTCAGTTTTGGTTAGTTCCCCAAACCCCAGACCTCACCCGTTCTGATTACGCCATTGATACGTTACAGGCTCTACAAATCTATTATCCTCACCGTCAGTGGTATTGGATTGCTGGTCTGGATACCTTTCGCAGTTTGCCTCGCTGGTACCGTCGCCGAGAACTGGTTGCTCAATGTCAGTGGTTGATCGCGCCTCGTTCTCTCGATTCTGGATGCACAATTCAAGAAGTTTGTCAACAGGTCGAGCGCCAATTGGCTCAAGAAGCAATCGTCCTGCGATGGCAAATTTTACAAATGCCTGAGATCGAGATTTCCTCAAGCCAGATTCGTCACGCTCAAAAATGGGGTCAATCCATTAGCGATCGCGTCCCGGAAGCCGTTGCCCGTTATATTAAAGAAAACCAGCTATACCGCGATCCCCCTAGAAACTGA
- the murC gene encoding UDP-N-acetylmuramate--L-alanine ligase, translating into MLNSVDFSGKPFHFIGIGGIGMSALAYVLVKRKLPVSGSDIRLSHITQRLQTLGAHIFWSQDATNLEYFQQALNSSKSQDAQSLTPSVLNPDVLPQVICSTAINTSNSEYRAALELGCPIYHRSDVLAALIQEQRSIAVAGTHGKTTTSSLIGYLLLQAGLDPTIVVGGEVNSWEGNARAGEGEYLVAEADESDGSLVKFSPEIGIITNIELDHPDHYTTLDQVIETFQVFARQCKKVVGCIDCELVRDRIQPEITYSLRRDSQADYTVDFAAYGAEGTTARVWEKGKLLGNLSIRLLGQHNLSNALAAVAVGRDLGLDFATISGAIATFEGARRRFEWRGTANGIAFIDDYAHHPSEIRATLAAARLSAKNRRVVAIFQPHRYSRTATLLDEFAQAFAQADCVVVTDIYSAGEPNVDQISGQQVVESIAQYHQQVHYQPTLNAVKQFLTQTLSPGDLALFLGAGNLNSVIPEMIAAYQSADASLPRDGCNLA; encoded by the coding sequence ATGCTGAATTCTGTAGATTTCAGCGGTAAACCGTTTCACTTCATCGGAATTGGTGGAATCGGTATGTCAGCTCTAGCCTACGTTTTGGTCAAGCGTAAGCTACCCGTGTCTGGTTCAGATATTCGTCTCAGCCACATTACTCAGCGGCTGCAAACGCTGGGAGCGCACATTTTCTGGAGTCAAGACGCGACCAACCTGGAATACTTTCAACAAGCCTTGAATTCATCGAAGAGTCAGGACGCTCAATCCTTGACCCCTTCTGTGCTGAATCCTGATGTATTGCCGCAAGTGATTTGCTCAACAGCAATCAATACAAGCAATTCCGAATATCGAGCAGCCCTAGAACTTGGTTGCCCGATCTATCACCGTTCCGACGTGTTAGCCGCTTTAATTCAAGAGCAGCGTTCCATTGCAGTCGCCGGGACGCACGGTAAAACCACAACAAGTAGCTTAATCGGTTATTTGTTGCTGCAAGCAGGACTTGACCCCACGATTGTTGTGGGAGGAGAAGTCAATAGCTGGGAAGGCAACGCCAGAGCAGGAGAAGGAGAATACTTGGTGGCCGAAGCCGACGAATCAGACGGTTCGCTGGTTAAATTCTCGCCAGAAATCGGCATTATCACCAACATCGAATTGGATCATCCCGATCACTACACCACCCTCGACCAAGTGATTGAAACTTTTCAAGTGTTTGCTCGGCAGTGTAAAAAGGTGGTGGGATGTATTGACTGCGAACTCGTACGCGATCGCATTCAACCGGAGATTACCTACAGTCTCCGTCGCGATTCTCAAGCCGACTACACCGTTGATTTTGCCGCTTATGGGGCAGAAGGAACCACCGCTCGCGTTTGGGAAAAAGGAAAACTCCTAGGAAACCTCAGCATCCGCCTGCTAGGTCAACACAACCTCAGTAACGCCTTAGCGGCGGTTGCTGTCGGGCGCGACCTAGGGCTAGATTTTGCGACAATATCGGGCGCGATCGCCACCTTTGAAGGGGCAAGACGCCGCTTTGAATGGCGGGGAACGGCGAATGGGATCGCCTTCATTGATGACTACGCCCACCATCCCAGCGAAATTCGCGCCACCTTAGCTGCGGCTCGCCTGAGTGCCAAAAATCGTCGCGTGGTTGCCATCTTTCAACCGCATCGCTATTCGCGCACAGCCACCCTACTTGACGAATTTGCTCAAGCGTTTGCCCAAGCTGACTGCGTAGTTGTCACCGACATCTACAGTGCTGGCGAACCGAATGTTGACCAAATCAGCGGTCAGCAAGTGGTTGAGTCTATTGCCCAATACCATCAGCAGGTTCACTATCAACCCACCTTAAACGCGGTTAAACAGTTTCTGACCCAAACACTTTCACCTGGGGATCTAGCGTTATTTCTGGGAGCCGGAAATCTGAATTCAGTGATTCCAGAGATGATTGCGGCCTACCAATCGGCGGATGCAAGCCTGCCGAGAGATGGATGCAATCTGGCATAA
- the murB gene encoding UDP-N-acetylmuramate dehydrogenase: MGQTSALRDDASSVEFPLESPEFTPPAAKTPFYLPGSGCPIKPQVSLAGLTSYRVGGPAQWYVAPRCPEDLQISLEWAKSEGLPVIVLGAGSNLLVSDRGLPGLVVGTRHLRHIRFDPEIAQVQAGAGVPIAQLARLVAQRGWQGLEWAVGIPGTVGGAIVMNAGAHESCIADVLVDVDVLSPAGNAACLGVSELGYRYRTSRLQGGDRVVTQATFQLQPGGDPQRVMATTEAHLERRRTTQPYHLPSCGSVFRNPEPYKAAWLIEQTGLKGYQIGGAQVSQLHANFILNCGKATASDIYQLMRYVQQQVEQRWSIRLEPEVKILGEF; encoded by the coding sequence ATGGGGCAGACGAGCGCGCTAAGGGATGACGCCTCCTCCGTTGAGTTTCCCTTAGAATCCCCAGAATTTACCCCCCCAGCGGCTAAAACCCCCTTCTACCTCCCCGGCAGCGGTTGCCCAATTAAACCCCAGGTTTCCCTGGCGGGCTTAACGTCCTATCGCGTTGGCGGGCCGGCGCAATGGTATGTCGCCCCTCGCTGCCCTGAAGATTTACAAATTAGTTTGGAATGGGCAAAGTCAGAAGGCTTGCCCGTTATTGTCTTAGGGGCAGGTTCTAACTTGCTGGTGAGCGATCGCGGTTTGCCCGGTCTGGTGGTCGGAACCCGCCACCTGCGCCACATCCGCTTCGATCCCGAAATCGCTCAAGTCCAAGCTGGGGCGGGCGTTCCCATCGCTCAATTGGCTCGCCTGGTTGCCCAACGCGGCTGGCAGGGCTTGGAATGGGCCGTGGGGATTCCCGGTACCGTAGGCGGCGCAATCGTCATGAATGCGGGCGCTCACGAAAGCTGCATTGCTGATGTTTTGGTTGATGTGGATGTTCTCTCCCCGGCGGGAAATGCGGCTTGTCTGGGGGTAAGCGAGTTGGGGTATCGCTACCGCACCTCGCGATTGCAAGGAGGCGATCGCGTCGTCACCCAAGCTACATTCCAACTGCAACCCGGAGGCGATCCCCAACGGGTGATGGCAACCACCGAAGCCCACTTAGAACGCCGTCGCACTACCCAACCCTATCATTTACCCAGTTGCGGGAGCGTCTTTCGCAACCCCGAACCCTATAAGGCAGCCTGGTTAATCGAACAAACGGGCTTAAAGGGCTACCAAATTGGCGGCGCGCAAGTGTCTCAACTTCACGCCAATTTTATTCTCAATTGCGGCAAAGCCACGGCCAGCGATATTTATCAGTTGATGCGTTACGTCCAGCAGCAAGTTGAACAGCGTTGGTCTATTCGCCTGGAACCTGAAGTGAAAATCTTAGGAGAATTCTAA
- a CDS encoding YbaB/EbfC family nucleoid-associated protein, whose product MSKGQGFGGFGLGKMKELADAFKKAQQVQEGAKQLQEELEQLEIQGEAQGGLVKVVLNGNQAPQRVEISQEVLQESAEVVSDLVTAAMKDAYEKSTLTMRQRMEELTSGLNIPGL is encoded by the coding sequence ATGTCAAAAGGACAGGGATTTGGTGGCTTCGGTCTCGGCAAAATGAAAGAACTGGCCGATGCCTTTAAGAAAGCCCAACAGGTGCAAGAAGGCGCTAAACAACTCCAAGAAGAGTTGGAACAACTCGAAATTCAAGGTGAAGCGCAAGGAGGGTTAGTGAAGGTTGTGCTGAATGGCAACCAAGCTCCTCAGCGCGTTGAAATTTCACAGGAAGTGCTTCAAGAAAGTGCAGAAGTGGTTTCTGATTTGGTAACGGCTGCCATGAAGGACGCCTATGAAAAGTCTACCCTGACCATGCGCCAACGCATGGAGGAATTAACGTCGGGTTTAAATATACCCGGATTGTAA
- a CDS encoding low molecular weight protein-tyrosine-phosphatase, with amino-acid sequence MPYKLLFVCLGNICRSPSAENIMNHLIAQQGLGDRILCDSAGTSSYHVGSPPDRRMTAAASMRGIALKGQARQFSKADFEAFDLILAMDRENYSNILALAPSDRDRHKVRLMCDFCTRFTLQEVPDPYYGGPEGFNTVIDLLLDACEGLLAFVLQEQEASL; translated from the coding sequence ATGCCCTATAAGCTTTTATTTGTCTGTCTTGGCAATATCTGCCGCTCGCCTTCTGCGGAAAATATTATGAATCATCTGATCGCGCAGCAGGGCTTGGGCGATCGCATTTTGTGTGACTCCGCAGGGACGAGCAGCTACCATGTTGGCAGCCCCCCGGATCGGCGGATGACGGCGGCAGCCTCGATGCGCGGGATCGCCCTCAAAGGACAAGCCCGTCAGTTTAGCAAGGCAGATTTTGAGGCCTTCGATCTGATTTTGGCAATGGATCGAGAAAATTACTCTAATATTTTGGCCCTTGCTCCGAGCGATCGCGATCGCCATAAAGTTCGTCTGATGTGCGACTTTTGCACCCGCTTCACGCTTCAGGAAGTCCCCGATCCCTACTATGGCGGCCCAGAAGGCTTTAATACCGTCATCGACCTGTTACTCGATGCTTGCGAGGGTTTGCTAGCGTTTGTCCTTCAAGAACAGGAAGCCAGCCTTTAG
- a CDS encoding response regulator transcription factor, with protein MPLLILIAEDDPGTRLAISDYLSLSGYSVIAAQNGQEALKLVDEYQPHMIVTDIAMPLMDGYEFVKRVRQRPALRLLPVVFLTARTSTQERIRGYQLGCDLYLPKPFELDELGAVVRNLLERSQLIESEWRSRVQITEKYPALESPVAESEIQDSDVSLTQREQEVLNLIATGLSNIQIGDHLHLSARTIEKYVTSLLRKTETNNRAELVSFAMKHRLLS; from the coding sequence ATGCCTTTGCTGATTCTTATTGCTGAGGACGATCCAGGGACTCGCCTCGCAATCAGCGACTACTTGAGCTTATCAGGTTATTCGGTGATTGCTGCTCAGAACGGCCAAGAAGCCTTGAAATTGGTGGATGAATATCAACCCCACATGATTGTGACTGATATCGCGATGCCGCTGATGGATGGCTATGAGTTCGTCAAACGAGTCCGCCAACGCCCTGCTTTGCGTCTGTTACCTGTTGTGTTTTTAACGGCCCGGACTTCGACTCAAGAGCGAATTCGCGGCTACCAGTTGGGGTGCGATCTCTATTTGCCCAAACCCTTTGAACTCGACGAGTTAGGGGCTGTGGTGCGAAATTTATTAGAGCGATCGCAGTTAATTGAGTCGGAATGGCGATCGCGCGTTCAAATTACCGAAAAATATCCCGCCCTAGAATCTCCGGTCGCGGAGAGCGAGATCCAAGACTCAGATGTGAGTCTCACTCAACGCGAACAAGAAGTTCTCAACCTGATCGCGACAGGATTATCCAATATCCAAATTGGCGATCATCTCCACTTGAGCGCTCGTACCATTGAAAAATACGTCACCAGCTTGTTGCGGAAAACGGAAACGAATAACCGAGCCGAATTGGTCAGTTTTGCGATGAAGCATCGGCTGCTTAGTTAA
- a CDS encoding M48 family metalloprotease: protein MPSYPGISCEAFRHPLDREAEQALRNFPGFDLIARRFVEFLYERPQYIFLMGNSIQVGPRQYASIYQIFRECTRDLDIYPEPGLFVSQNPQVNSYALGKERPYVVLNAGLLDLMSADEIRTVLAHELAHIKCGHTILLQMAIWAMNAASILGEMTFGIGNLVSSGLIFAFYEWRRKAELTCDRAALLVTDDLNLVMQTMMRLAGGSNQYAHELNLKEFIRQSEEYHSLDLDGLNQVYKFLLYNGAQGAMLSHPFPVDRLKYLQEWANSEEYRQIRQGNYRRSPAEGAVNVEVQTPKSEVDRLRQQIDELQQEINRIRTQQSPGNTP from the coding sequence ATGCCTAGCTATCCTGGAATCTCTTGCGAAGCCTTTAGACATCCTCTCGATCGCGAGGCGGAACAAGCCTTACGAAACTTTCCCGGTTTCGATCTAATTGCCCGCCGCTTTGTGGAATTTCTCTACGAACGCCCCCAATATATCTTCCTGATGGGGAATAGCATTCAGGTGGGGCCGCGCCAGTATGCCAGTATCTATCAAATTTTTCGCGAATGCACCCGCGATCTCGATATTTATCCGGAACCTGGGTTATTTGTCTCCCAGAACCCCCAGGTTAACAGTTATGCTTTGGGGAAAGAACGCCCCTATGTGGTGCTGAATGCGGGTTTGCTAGATTTGATGAGTGCTGATGAGATTCGCACGGTTTTAGCCCATGAGTTAGCTCATATTAAGTGCGGTCACACGATTTTGCTGCAAATGGCAATTTGGGCGATGAATGCCGCTTCAATCTTAGGGGAAATGACCTTTGGGATTGGCAATTTGGTGAGTAGCGGCTTGATCTTCGCTTTCTATGAATGGCGGCGTAAGGCGGAGTTAACTTGCGATCGCGCTGCATTATTGGTGACAGATGACCTAAACTTAGTCATGCAGACCATGATGCGCCTGGCCGGAGGCAGCAACCAGTATGCCCATGAGTTGAACTTAAAGGAATTTATCCGCCAATCTGAAGAGTATCACAGCTTAGATTTAGACGGTCTTAACCAGGTGTATAAGTTTTTACTCTACAACGGCGCTCAAGGTGCCATGTTGAGTCACCCCTTTCCGGTAGACCGTTTAAAATACTTGCAAGAATGGGCTAATTCTGAAGAATACCGCCAAATTCGCCAAGGGAACTATCGGCGATCGCCTGCGGAAGGGGCGGTCAATGTGGAAGTTCAAACCCCCAAAAGCGAAGTCGATCGACTCCGCCAGCAAATTGACGAACTTCAACAAGAGATTAACCGAATTCGGACTCAACAATCTCCTGGGAATACGCCATAA
- a CDS encoding Tex family protein, whose protein sequence is MLNIPQLLAQELSLKLAQVQNALDLLSEGATIPFIARYRKERTGELNEIQLRDLADRFAYLTELEERKQTILDAIATQGKLTEELKAKIESCLQKNELEDLYLPYKPKRRTRATIAKEKGLEPLAEWIQSLNQPQTKTVDLLKEAANYIDSERGIKTAEEALKGAADILAESVAEKAKLRAYLRDYLLQSGVFVSQIKKDHPEGSTKFEMYRNFQAKVKEIAPHNLLALLRGEAEGILTVDIDYDEPSVLNYLESEEVKTRVPELRRFYQEMLKDSFNRLMKTSLMTEVRSDRKNYADLESIKTFESNLRELLLSPPAGMKPAIALDPGFRTGCKAVVLDQTGKFLEYQTLFPHQSANQRQQAGEILKKWIAKYQIQLIAIGNGTASRETDEFVGEVLKSLPTQPIKVMVNESGASIYSASDVAREEFPELDLTVRGAISIGRRLQDPLAELVKIDPKSIGVGQYQHDVDQKLLKKKLDETVESCVNYVGVDLNTASKELLTVVSGMTPTVAKNVINYRNEKGVFKNRRELLKVPKLGPKAFEQAAGFLRIRGGDQPLDNTAVHPESYRVVQAIASDLNLPLAQITQASERLKSLNLQKYVTDTIGLPTLQDIIRELEKPGRDPRAEFKYATFKEGVNEISDLQVGMELEGIVTNVANFGAFVDIGVHQEGLVHISQLSDRFVRDPKEVVKVGQVVKVRVLEVNEALRRISLSMRSADLPQRPSNRQTPQQNVTVDDLKARFNKKA, encoded by the coding sequence ATGCTGAATATTCCGCAACTGCTTGCTCAAGAATTGTCCCTCAAGCTGGCACAAGTGCAGAATGCTCTTGATTTGCTGAGTGAGGGGGCAACCATCCCTTTTATTGCCCGATATCGCAAAGAAAGAACGGGGGAACTTAATGAAATTCAACTGCGCGATTTAGCAGACAGGTTTGCCTATTTGACTGAGTTGGAGGAACGCAAGCAAACGATTCTAGATGCGATCGCAACTCAGGGTAAGCTGACAGAGGAACTGAAGGCGAAGATTGAGTCTTGCTTGCAGAAAAATGAGCTAGAAGACCTTTATTTGCCGTATAAACCTAAACGTCGCACTCGCGCCACGATTGCAAAGGAGAAGGGACTAGAACCGTTAGCTGAGTGGATTCAATCGCTGAATCAACCCCAAACCAAAACTGTCGATCTCCTAAAGGAAGCGGCAAATTATATTGATTCAGAACGCGGGATTAAAACCGCCGAAGAAGCCCTAAAGGGGGCTGCTGATATTTTAGCAGAATCCGTGGCAGAAAAAGCAAAGCTACGGGCTTATTTGCGCGATTATTTATTGCAGTCAGGGGTCTTTGTTTCGCAGATCAAAAAAGACCATCCTGAAGGTAGCACTAAGTTTGAAATGTATCGCAATTTCCAGGCTAAGGTGAAAGAAATTGCCCCTCACAACCTGTTAGCCTTGCTGCGCGGTGAAGCGGAAGGAATTTTAACCGTTGATATTGACTATGACGAACCCTCAGTTCTCAACTATTTAGAGTCGGAAGAGGTGAAAACGAGAGTTCCGGAGTTACGCCGATTCTATCAAGAGATGCTGAAAGATAGTTTTAATCGGTTAATGAAAACCTCTTTAATGACCGAAGTCAGAAGCGATCGCAAAAACTACGCTGACTTAGAATCGATTAAAACCTTTGAGAGCAATCTGCGAGAACTGCTACTATCGCCCCCTGCGGGAATGAAACCTGCGATCGCACTCGATCCGGGTTTCCGTACTGGGTGCAAAGCCGTGGTTTTAGACCAAACGGGCAAATTCTTAGAATATCAAACCCTCTTCCCCCATCAAAGCGCCAACCAACGCCAGCAAGCCGGAGAAATCCTGAAAAAATGGATTGCCAAATACCAAATTCAACTGATTGCTATTGGTAACGGTACCGCCTCGCGAGAAACCGATGAATTTGTCGGTGAAGTCTTGAAATCTTTGCCAACCCAACCGATTAAAGTGATGGTGAATGAATCGGGCGCTTCGATTTATTCGGCTAGCGACGTTGCTAGAGAAGAGTTCCCCGAATTAGACTTAACTGTACGCGGGGCAATTAGTATTGGACGCCGCCTGCAAGATCCCCTAGCCGAATTGGTGAAAATCGATCCCAAATCCATCGGCGTTGGACAATATCAGCACGATGTCGATCAAAAACTCCTGAAAAAGAAACTCGATGAAACCGTAGAAAGCTGCGTGAACTATGTCGGCGTAGACTTAAACACCGCCTCCAAGGAATTACTCACGGTTGTTTCCGGGATGACGCCAACAGTTGCTAAAAATGTCATCAACTACCGCAACGAGAAAGGAGTATTTAAAAACCGTCGAGAATTGCTGAAAGTCCCCAAACTTGGCCCCAAAGCCTTTGAACAAGCCGCCGGATTTCTTCGGATTCGGGGAGGCGATCAACCCTTGGATAATACAGCAGTTCACCCCGAAAGCTATCGCGTTGTTCAAGCGATCGCGTCTGATTTAAATCTTCCCCTCGCCCAAATTACCCAAGCCTCAGAACGCCTCAAATCGCTAAACCTGCAAAAGTACGTGACGGACACCATCGGTTTACCCACCCTGCAAGATATTATCCGCGAGTTGGAAAAACCCGGACGCGATCCCAGGGCCGAGTTTAAATATGCCACCTTTAAAGAAGGCGTCAACGAAATCTCTGACTTGCAGGTGGGGATGGAACTTGAAGGAATTGTCACAAATGTGGCGAATTTTGGGGCGTTTGTGGATATTGGCGTTCACCAAGAGGGGTTAGTTCACATCTCCCAACTCAGCGATCGCTTTGTCCGCGATCCCAAGGAAGTGGTAAAAGTGGGTCAAGTGGTGAAAGTCCGAGTTCTAGAAGTCAACGAGGCTTTACGACGCATCAGTTTATCGATGCGATCGGCCGATCTCCCTCAGCGCCCCTCCAACCGCCAAACGCCTCAACAGAACGTCACTGTAGACGACCTCAAAGCTAGGTTCAACAAAAAAGCCTAA
- a CDS encoding LysR family transcriptional regulator — translation MKQATLHQLKVFEAAARHGSFTRAAEELFLTQPTVSMQVKQLTKIVGLPLFEQVGKRLFLTNAGEELFATCRDIFERLSQLEMTLSDLKGLKQGQLRLTVITTAKYFVPRLLGPFCQRYPGIEVFLQVTNHEGLVERLNNNTDDLYILSQVPTHLDLCHHRFLENPLVVLANRSHPLVNESNIPVQRLSGEPFIMRELGSGTRESIENFFKQHEIKVQVRLELGSNEAIKQAVVGGLGISILSLHTLALEGTNNKLAILDVQGFPIERYWYVVYPNGKQVSVVAQTFLEYLLNEGKQVAEETAVLKLNEAASNLSRSTSKL, via the coding sequence TTGAAGCAAGCCACTCTCCATCAGTTAAAAGTATTTGAAGCCGCAGCCCGTCACGGAAGCTTTACCCGTGCGGCTGAGGAACTTTTTCTCACCCAACCCACTGTTTCTATGCAGGTGAAGCAACTGACGAAAATTGTGGGATTACCGCTATTTGAACAAGTCGGAAAGCGTTTATTTTTGACCAACGCGGGTGAAGAGCTATTTGCGACCTGTCGCGATATTTTTGAGCGACTTTCGCAACTAGAAATGACTTTATCAGATTTGAAGGGTCTCAAACAAGGTCAACTGCGCCTAACCGTCATTACCACGGCGAAATATTTTGTTCCTCGCCTGCTAGGTCCTTTTTGCCAGCGTTACCCTGGAATTGAGGTTTTCTTGCAAGTCACGAACCACGAAGGGTTAGTGGAACGATTAAACAATAACACGGATGACCTTTATATTCTCAGTCAAGTCCCAACTCACCTGGATTTGTGCCATCATCGCTTTTTGGAAAACCCGCTGGTGGTACTTGCCAACCGCAGCCATCCGTTAGTCAATGAAAGTAATATCCCCGTACAGCGTTTGAGTGGGGAACCCTTTATTATGCGCGAGTTGGGTTCGGGAACCCGCGAATCAATTGAGAACTTCTTTAAACAGCACGAAATTAAGGTTCAAGTTCGCTTAGAGTTAGGCAGTAATGAGGCGATTAAACAGGCGGTTGTGGGGGGATTGGGAATTTCAATTTTATCGTTACATACTTTAGCGCTTGAAGGAACCAATAACAAGTTAGCAATTCTTGATGTTCAGGGATTTCCGATTGAACGGTATTGGTATGTTGTCTATCCGAATGGGAAGCAGGTGTCTGTTGTTGCCCAAACGTTTTTAGAGTATCTTCTCAATGAAGGCAAACAAGTTGCTGAAGAAACAGCCGTGCTAAAACTGAATGAGGCGGCAAGTAACTTGTCCAGAAGTACCAGCAAACTTTAG